From Marivivens aquimaris:
GCGATGGCGTCCGCCTGACGATCAGGCCTGACGCCTGTCAACACGTCGACCTCCATCCCGAGGACCAGCGCCTCGAATAGCGCGTAAAGCGCAAGGGAGTGCTCGAGCCCGCCGAGGATCACGGTTTTGTCCGTGGGAGTGAGCCCGAAAAGCTCTGCATTGACCTTCGCGGACGCAATCCAGCTATCATATGTGCGCCGAATGCGCTTGGGAGCGCCTGAGGAGCCGCTTGTAAGCGTGTGAAGCCGTTGCGGGGCCTCCGCCTCGTCAATTTTCGACTCGGCCACGCAGAAAGGCGCTCCGTCGGCCATCGCTTGCATGACTTCGGCGGGCGTTTTGATGACGCGCAGGCGCGATCCCGGCTCTGACGCGACGGGGAAGGGCACCGGAATGCCGTTTATCGAAAGGCGGGCGTCGGGATGCAGGGTCATGGTGCGCTCATAGCGAATGTGATCTGCCTTGCGAAGCAGAACCGCGTTTGCTAGCTGAAACACATTCTCGGGGCGGGGTGAAATTCCCCACCGGCGGTTAAAGCCCGCGAGCGCCCTCCTGTGAGGGGTCAGCAGAGTCCGGTGTAATTCCGGCGCCGACGGTTAGAGTCCGGATGAAAGAGAATGGACAGGACGGAGGAGACTCCGGCCCCTGTTCAATATCGCCTTGGGGACCATTGGTAATTAAAGGTGGACCCTATGACCAAAACTCTGAACATCGCCTTCATCAAGGCACGCTGGCACGCCGATATCGTCGATCAGACGCTCGTCGGTTTTAACCAGAGCATGGCCGATGCAGGCCGCGACTGCGACGTCAAAACCTTCGACGTTCCGGGCGCTTTCGAAATGCCGCTGCTGGCCAAGAAACTGGGCGAAAGCGGCAAGTTCGATGCGATCGTTTGTGCGGCGCTCGTCGTTGACGGCGGCATCTACCGCCACGATTTCGTTGCGTCGACCGTCGTTGAGAATCTGATGCGCGCGCAGATGGACACCGGCGTTCCGGTGTACTCGGTTTCGCTGACGCCGCACCACTTCCACGGCAACGACGAGCACGTGAAGTTCTACACCGAACACTTTGTGAAAAAAGGCGCCGAGGCTGCGAACGCGGTCCGTATGGTCGCCGATATCGAGATCTGATTTCTCGGAATGTCGCCCTCCCCGCAGTAGGGGAGGGCGGTTTGCTCAGTAGTCGATGTCGCCTTGCTGGACGAAATCGCTGAGTTGCAGATCTTCTAGCAAGATCGTGCCGCCTTCGTAGATGAGCAGCAGACCCGCATCGGTATCCGCGTAGCCCGTGTGGGTGTGATACATATTGCCGCCTTCGATGATCAGGCGGTCCGCGCCGACCTCGAAATCGGTGATGACGTCGTTGCCGAACTCACCCTTGAAAACAAAGCGATCGTTTCCGCCGCCGCCCGTCAGCATGTCGTCGCCCGCGCCGCCGTTGATCTTGTCACGTCCGCCGCCGCCAATGATGGTGTCGTCACCCGCATTGCCGCGCAGTTTATCGCGGCCCGCGTTCCCGCGCAGCACGTCGTTCCCGCCGCCGCCCCAGATGTCGTCGTTGTCTTTGCCGCCGAAAATGCGGTCCGTGCCCGTGTGACCGCGCAGCCTGTCGTCACCGCCATTGCCGCGCAGGATGTCGTTGCCCGCAAAGCCGTAGAGGCGGTCGTCGGCATCCATGCTGACGATGCGGTCGTTGCCGGTGTAGAGCATCTCTACCCCTGAATTATCCATGGCGAGGTTGGGGTAGGCACCGCCGTCGCCATCCCCGTATTCGCTGCCGTTCAGGGGGGTAATCTGGATATCGCCGGTCTTGGTGTAAACGACGCTGTAGGACACCGTGTCGCCGTCATCGAGGTTGATGCTCAGGATGCCGTCGGTGGAGCCGTCGTTGTAAAACGCGTAGTTATAGGCCCAGACGTAGGCGTCGCTTTCGGCGTTGTTGTCGATGTCATACTCGTCGACTTCAGCCAACAGGATTGGATTCTTCCCGCTGAATTGGAGGGAAATTTCGATCATGATAAAAACTCACTGGTTACGCGGCTGCCAACACACGGCAACCCGAAGGATCGTACCTTAAGCAACCATATGGCGATCAGATTTCCCGCCCAAGGGGAAAACGGGCGAGAACAGCGATACCACCGAAATAGAGCGAAAATTCCAGATTATGTGAGGCAAATTCTCATGGCGGAATTGCGGAACAATCTGGCAGACTGGTCGTTGGTTTGGCGACAAAGCTGGAGAATCCCCTCATGTCCGAAACCCGCGAAACCGCCGTCCTCTACCGTATGGTCATGCCTGAACATGTCTGCCCCTACGGTCTGAAATCCAAGGCTCTCCTGGAAATGAAGGGTTTTGACGTCGAGGATCACTGGCTGGAAACGCGCGAGGAAACGGATGCTTTCCTTGAGGAGCACAACGTCAAAACCTCGCCACAGACGTGGATCAACGGGGAGCGTGTCGGGGGATACGACGACCTGCGCGATTACTTCGACATTCCGCTCGATGATCCGGACGAGACGTCCTACCAGCCTGTCATCGCCATTTTCTCGGTCGCGTTCCTGATGTCGCTGGCGGTGACGCTGATTGCCAACGGGACGGTGCTGACGCTGGATATTTTCACGCGGTTTATCGCGATTTCGATGGTTCTGCTGGGTATCCAAAAATTGCAGGATGTGGAGCAGTTCAGCACGATGTTCCTCGGCTACGATCTGCTTGCTCGCAAGTGGGTGCCCTACGCCTACATCTACCCGTTTGCCGAAACGCTCGCGGGTCTGCTCATGCTCGCGGCGATCCTGCCGTGGCTGTCGGGTCCGATTGCGCTGTTCGTCGGCGGGGTAGGGGCCGCGTCGGTGTTCAAGGCGGTCTACATCGACAAGCGCGAACTGAAATGCGCTTGCGTGGGCGGCGGGAGCAACGTGCCGCTCGGCTTTGTGTCGCTGACGGAAAACGTGATGATGCTGTTGATGGGCATCATCACCATTGCCAGCCTGTTCTAATTCGCCTCCTCGGGTTTGAGCAGAACGTCATGCGCAAGGCCGGAACTGCCTGACAGTTTCACCTGCGCATCGGTATTCACCCGCCAGACATGACGTGAGCCGTCCGGCGCGCGCCCCAGCACCCAGCGCTGTTGCAGGCCCCAGCCATCGCGGCTGATCTGCATGGGCTGGAGGTCGAGCCGCGTCGGCACGATCGACAGCACGGGTTGCGGCAGGTCATCGTCGAACGTCCGCCGCTCCATCTGTTCGTCCATCTGAATATATGGGTGCCAGTTGTCGGGGGGCGGGATGCGCACGGCGTATTCGGGCTGCGTGACGGTGCGGTCCTTACGGACGGCTTGCACGAGATGCCCGCGCCCGTTGTCGTCTTTCTCCGTGCGCACCTCGGCCCAGAGGAGGTTGTCCATCTCGTCAGTCCCGAACGCCACGACATCCGTCGGATCACCGAGCAGCAGCGGCGCGCTTGCCAGCACGGGCATGGCGCGGTTTTCGGTGCCGTCGGTCCACGCGCGGGCGACGCTGCTTTTGGCCTCTTGCACCTCGATTGTGTTGCCGAAGCCGTCGGTCACGGTAATTTTCTGAGGGTAGAGGACGCTGTTCGAAGGCACGTCGAACGGCGCGATCCACGCCACGCGGTGCGCTTTGGTAAAGGCCGAGGCGATGACGAGTTGGCCAAGGTCGCTCGGTCCCGCAGGCGCAGCACTCCAGTCGCGGCCCGCGTCCTCGAGCCCCCACCACCTGTTCGGCGCGTCTCCCGCATAGACCAGCCGCGTGGGCACGGCATGGGCGGTGAAATCGGCCATTTCCTCGGGTGTTTCTGACGGCTGGATGTCGTCCCAATGCAGCGCAGGGCCGCTGGCACCCTTCACCCGTACAATGTCGATCCCGCCGTCGATCTCGGCAGACGTAGACCCTGTTTCGGCATGAAACGTCGATGCGGCCCTCACGTCGGGGAGTGCGGCGAACCACTCAAAAACCTCGGGCATGACGATGCCTTCGAAGCGGCCATCGTTCGCCCTGATCGACGCGGCGATGGCGTATCCGTCGATAAGTTTCTTCTCATCCACGCGGCGCAGCGAGGGGGGCATGACCGCTGGTGTCAGCGCGAAATTCTCGTGCAGTTTGCGCTGCATCGCCTCCAAGGCTTCGACCACATTGCCGTTCGCGCCACTGGCCTTGTAGCGGCCGATGAGGGCGGTCATTCGGTTATAGAGCTTGATCCCCAAAGCCAGCGACCCGCGCCAGTCATCGGACGTCGTGGCCAAAACGGAGGAGGGGATGAACGCGTCCATCCCGCTGGTCCCGCCGGTGAGGCTATCGCGGCGGGCTTGGAGTTGCACCGAAACAGGCGCGCCACCGTTGAAGCCTTTGAACTCGCCCACCCACCATTGCCGCGACAGCATCCACGCGGGATCGGCAAGGCGGACGAGAGCGCCGTCGGGAATGGCGCGGGCGTTGCGGGTATCGGGTTCGATCCGGTTACGGCTTGACATGGCGAGGCTCCGGTCCGGGATTGCAGTGGGTGCGGTGAATGCCTGTGTCGGCAGCGCGAAGGCTCAGGAACGGCAGCAGATTGCCGAGGTTGTTGTAGCTCTGCGCTCCGTCCGACGGCAGATCGGTGAGGGTCAGCGACCGCAGCTTGGCGAGGTTCACGGCGGTGCTAACCACCTCGAACACGGTGTCCAGCGTCCATTCGGCATCAGGATCAGGCGGCGCGAGCAATGCGACCTGCGGCGCGCGGGCCGTAGGGGTGGGGGTGTCGATCACCGCGCCGATGGTGGCAGTGTCGTCGGGGACGACCTCTTGCCACTGGTCGATCATCAGACCGCAGATCAGGCTGTTTGCGGGCCGTGGGCCGTTGAAAACAATGCCGTTTGTCGCGTGATACACGCCGTCGTTCACCCGCTTGCCGCCGATCCAGTCGTTCTGGCCGTCAACGATCCCGCCAGGCCATTGGACGGCCCAACTGTCATCGCTCCCGCCCAGCACGAGGTCGGAGAGCGGGGCGAGGCGACTGCGGACAACTTGCGATTCCTCCAGCCATTCTTCCAGCGCGTCGTGGTCCTCGAATAGCCGCGCCCACGCATCGTTGCCGGGGGGCAGGGTGAAGGCGCGGACGACGGGCATGTCGGGGTCGAGCGCTTTGGCAGCGGCCTCTCCTGTCAGGCTGCGGGCGTCCTGAATGCGGGCTTCGATCTTGCGCAAGGCGCGTTCGGCCAGCACCTCGCGGGGGATGCCTCTGGTAGTTTTAATGATGCCGAGGCAAATCAGTTCGACGGCCAGCGCCTGCCAGTCGGTGTCTGATGGGGGCTCGGGCGTCGGAAACGGCCTCGGTCCGGGCTGAGGCCGTGGGTCGAGGTCGACGTCGGGCAGTGTCAGCTGGTGAGTGAACGGCTTGAGGCGGTCCATCAGGTTTTCCAGCGCCGCGATCCGTGCGTCGATGTGTTTGGTCAGGTAGGAGGGCGATTCAACGACCGACAGCGTGGTGTTCTGCGGGTCGGCGAAGTCATCCGGCTTGAAGGGCCGCGCTTCGGACAGCAGGCGGTTCACGCGGGCGGCGGCCCAGATTGTTAGTTGCGCTTTGTCGTCGAGCGTCCCGATGTAATTCGCCGGATCGCGGCCCGTTGACAGGCAGGCCAGTTCCGCCAGCGCGGCGGCGGTATCGCGGTCGGGAGCGGAGAGGCGGACGAGCGCCAGAACGCTGGGTATATTGGCGATGTCGTAGCTGCGTAGCGGGGTGAGCGGCTCTTTTTCGGTGAGCCTGATCTCGCCGCCCAAGTCGCCGATCAGACGCTTTGCAATGTCATTCAACGGGTCGTCTTCGCGCCCCGTCACGCCCACGCCGAACGCGATGGCAGCGCCGGAGACGCGGGGCTCCAGCACTTCGGGATCGGCGGGTGGAACCGCCCCTGCGCCCCGCGCGGCGAGAATGCCCGATGCGCGGTCGGGGCGGCCCTCGGTCAGCGCCAGCCCGCCTTCGGCCAGCATCACGGCGCCGAGAATATCGATCCCGTCGCGGACCTCTGCCAGCACGGCGTCCAGCTTGTCGCGGTGATCGCCCACGGTGCGCAGATCGGCGGGCAGGTCGTTGTCGATCAGCGCGAGCGCGTCGAACCGCAGGGGCGACTGGCCCTCTTCTTCGATGTCGGGGAAGGTCGCGGCGAGCGTTTCGATCACTCCGCCCGCGCCGCGCGATTGCAGCTCTTCGCAGATCACGCGGGTAAGGCCAGCGTCATAGCGGCCGGCACGGGTGAGTTCGGTCATCAGGCGGCGAGCCATTTTCACGCGGGGCGCGGTGAGCGCGGCGTCGAAAATGCCGTCCATCCCTTCGAGCACGAAGCCTTCCTCGGCCCGCGCCAGAAACCCTGCCAGCCGCGCGAGGCGTTGGGACGGCGCGATCAGATAGGTCGCATCGGGGTCGGGGTGCGTGGTGAGCGGGACGTCCTCGACATAGCCCCACGCGCCGACGGAGGTGCTTTCCGCGTCCTGTTCGAGGCGGATGCGCGCCTCGCCCTCGATCCAGATATCGGGGCGGAGAGAGAACCAGTCGATAATATTGGCAACGGTATGATGCAGCAGATCCTGCGGCTGTTTGAGCAGGTATTCGAGATGTTTGATGAGGCGTTTCAGATCGTCGGAGCGGGTCGTTTGCGGGGCATTATCCCGCACGCCGATTGCGTTGCCGCCCGCGTTTTGCAGGAGCGTCTCCATCAGGCGGTGGGCCGTGGTCTCTCCGATCCGGCGGGGATTGTGGAGGATTTGGGCGCGATTGTTGGCGGCACTGATCGCGTTGGGCTCGTCGATGATCGCCTGCATATCGGCGAGGATATTGCGCATCGCGTCTTCGCACAGAATGCGGAACAGCGGCTCGGGACCTTCGTCGTCACGGCGTGCGGCTTGGTTATCGAGCAGGTCATCGACGTACCGTCCGTGCAGCATCTCGTCGATCACGGGATCGGCCCAAGTGTCGGCGCTGGTCTCGCCGCCCTCTGAAATCAGCGGGCCGCAGTTGCGGGTGGGGAAGGGGCTGCCAGTGAGCTTGCTGAAGGGGAGTTCGCGGTTGCCGCGAAAGCCTATGTCGGTCAGCAATTTATCTGCTGATTTTGCATTAGAGGCCATTTGACTGACCATTTGGCGCTGTGCGTTGCTGTAGGTGTTCGATCCTGCTGCGATCAGCTTGGCGACCGTCAGCACTTCCCACCGCGCGCGGTCGCGCCAGAGCTGGCCGAAGGGCATACGGGCCAGCGTTTGGGCAAGGTCGTCTGCGGGAGCGGCGGGAGAACGCAAAGTCTCGGCAAGGCGGGCGAGTGGGACGGCCTCGCGGATACCGTTGGTGATTTTGCCGAGCCACGGGTGATCGCGGCTTGGCTTGGTCGAGACGCCCATGATGCCGACGGGGGTGCGCCCGACGGCGAGGACGGGGATATCCGCGAAATCGGGCAGGGCGCGGGACAACTGGCGACGCAACTGGTCGAGCAGAGCGGCATCCGAACCCAACCCGCCTTCCTGCCCGAAGATCTTGTCGAACACGAAGGTCGGGCGGATCGCGGCCTCCCACAGAACGCAGAGCACCGCATTGGTCAGCGCTTTGCTATCCTTCGTCGTGAGCGTATCGGGGATGTCTTTGATGCGGAGCAGTTCGTGCAGCGCCTCTTGCTTGCCATCAGGGAGGGACGCCAGCGGCCCGCCGGTGCCCGCGTCCTCGCCCTTGGTCGTCTGGCCCGAAAACAGCGATGTCAGGCCCGGCCCTTTGGCGAGGATGTCGAGCGTGCGTTCAACAGGCATATCGCCCGCGCCAATCACCGCGACCTTGGCAGTTTTGGCATCTGGCGGCACGCTGAAGCTGTGAGCCATGCCCACCTCG
This genomic window contains:
- a CDS encoding 6,7-dimethyl-8-ribityllumazine synthase, which translates into the protein MTKTLNIAFIKARWHADIVDQTLVGFNQSMADAGRDCDVKTFDVPGAFEMPLLAKKLGESGKFDAIVCAALVVDGGIYRHDFVASTVVENLMRAQMDTGVPVYSVSLTPHHFHGNDEHVKFYTEHFVKKGAEAANAVRMVADIEI
- a CDS encoding calcium-binding protein: MIEISLQFSGKNPILLAEVDEYDIDNNAESDAYVWAYNYAFYNDGSTDGILSINLDDGDTVSYSVVYTKTGDIQITPLNGSEYGDGDGGAYPNLAMDNSGVEMLYTGNDRIVSMDADDRLYGFAGNDILRGNGGDDRLRGHTGTDRIFGGKDNDDIWGGGGNDVLRGNAGRDKLRGNAGDDTIIGGGGRDKINGGAGDDMLTGGGGNDRFVFKGEFGNDVITDFEVGADRLIIEGGNMYHTHTGYADTDAGLLLIYEGGTILLEDLQLSDFVQQGDIDY
- a CDS encoding glutaredoxin yields the protein MSETRETAVLYRMVMPEHVCPYGLKSKALLEMKGFDVEDHWLETREETDAFLEEHNVKTSPQTWINGERVGGYDDLRDYFDIPLDDPDETSYQPVIAIFSVAFLMSLAVTLIANGTVLTLDIFTRFIAISMVLLGIQKLQDVEQFSTMFLGYDLLARKWVPYAYIYPFAETLAGLLMLAAILPWLSGPIALFVGGVGAASVFKAVYIDKRELKCACVGGGSNVPLGFVSLTENVMMLLMGIITIASLF